The Desulfosoma sp. genome has a segment encoding these proteins:
- a CDS encoding aldehyde ferredoxin oxidoreductase C-terminal domain-containing protein — translation MDKILRVDMGAPEGPKVSVEPLGEYAGLGGRALTSAIVSKEVPPTCHPLSAENKLVIAPGLLSGTTGAMTGRISVGCKSPLTGTIKEANAGGQPAQVLARLGYAAIVLEGKPKDDTLYKIVINPDGVKILPANELKGLGNYKTVEKAKEEYGDKIACISIGQAGEMKLAAASVACTDPELRPTRHAGRGGVGAVMGAKGVKLIVLDDTGMKMRSPKDPEKFKDANKRFVEGLRRHPVTGQGLPAYGTNVLTNVINEAGAYPTYNFKEGRFAGAAKISGETQAETEKARGGNPTHGCHRGCVIRCSGIYVDKDGNYITKQPEYETVWAHGGNCGIDDLDAIAQLDFLDDDTGLDTIEMGATIAVAMEAGLAKFGDAQAAIELVKEVAKGTPLGRILGSGAAVTGKVFGVERVPVVKGQAMPAYDPRAVKGIGVTYATSTMGADHTAGYAVATNILKVGGNVDPLSPQGQVELSRNLQIATAALDSTGMCLFVAFALLDQPDTFQALVDMINAFYGLNMTADDVTALGKKVLQMERDFNLRAGFTSKDDRLPDYFKKEALPPHNVTFDVPDEELDKVFNW, via the coding sequence ATGGATAAAATTCTTCGTGTTGACATGGGAGCTCCCGAAGGGCCCAAAGTTAGTGTGGAACCACTGGGAGAGTATGCGGGTTTGGGTGGTCGAGCCTTGACATCGGCCATTGTATCTAAGGAAGTGCCGCCCACGTGCCATCCCTTGAGCGCTGAAAACAAGTTGGTGATTGCTCCGGGGCTTTTGAGCGGCACCACAGGTGCCATGACGGGACGGATCTCCGTGGGATGTAAGAGTCCTCTTACGGGAACCATTAAGGAGGCTAACGCCGGAGGTCAACCAGCTCAGGTGCTGGCACGTTTGGGATACGCAGCCATTGTCTTGGAAGGCAAACCCAAGGACGACACCCTTTACAAGATCGTGATCAATCCGGATGGAGTCAAGATTCTTCCCGCCAATGAACTGAAGGGGCTCGGCAATTACAAGACTGTGGAAAAGGCCAAGGAAGAGTACGGGGACAAGATCGCCTGTATTTCCATCGGCCAGGCCGGTGAAATGAAGTTGGCCGCCGCTTCTGTGGCCTGCACTGATCCGGAACTTCGCCCGACACGCCATGCGGGCCGTGGTGGTGTAGGAGCCGTCATGGGAGCCAAGGGCGTAAAACTCATCGTCTTGGATGATACAGGCATGAAGATGCGCTCCCCAAAGGATCCCGAGAAATTCAAAGATGCCAACAAGCGCTTTGTGGAAGGTTTACGGCGTCATCCGGTCACGGGCCAAGGGCTTCCGGCCTATGGAACCAACGTTCTGACGAACGTGATCAACGAGGCCGGAGCTTACCCCACATATAATTTTAAGGAAGGGCGTTTTGCCGGAGCCGCCAAGATCAGTGGAGAGACCCAGGCGGAAACGGAAAAGGCTCGAGGCGGCAATCCCACTCATGGTTGTCATCGAGGCTGTGTCATTCGGTGTTCGGGTATCTACGTGGATAAGGACGGAAACTACATCACCAAGCAACCTGAATACGAAACCGTGTGGGCTCACGGCGGCAACTGCGGCATTGACGACTTGGACGCCATTGCCCAATTGGACTTCTTGGACGACGATACGGGTTTGGACACCATTGAAATGGGTGCCACCATCGCAGTGGCTATGGAAGCGGGACTGGCCAAGTTCGGAGACGCTCAAGCCGCCATCGAATTGGTCAAAGAAGTGGCCAAAGGCACACCTCTCGGCCGTATTCTCGGAAGCGGGGCTGCCGTTACGGGAAAGGTCTTCGGCGTGGAGCGCGTCCCGGTTGTCAAGGGTCAGGCCATGCCCGCCTATGACCCCCGAGCTGTCAAGGGCATCGGCGTGACCTACGCCACCAGCACCATGGGGGCGGATCATACGGCAGGCTATGCCGTGGCCACCAATATTCTCAAGGTGGGCGGCAATGTGGATCCTCTTTCTCCACAGGGCCAGGTGGAACTGTCCCGCAATCTTCAGATCGCCACAGCGGCTCTCGACTCCACGGGCATGTGCTTGTTTGTCGCCTTTGCTCTTCTGGACCAGCCCGATACTTTTCAAGCTCTGGTGGACATGATCAACGCGTTCTACGGACTTAACATGACCGCGGATGACGTCACCGCTTTAGGTAAGAAAGTGCTTCAAATGGAACGGGACTTCAACCTGAGGGCAGGCTTCACGTCCAAGGACGATCGCTTGCCGGATTATTTCAAGAAAGAAGCTCTACCGCCGCACAATGTCACTTTTGATGTTCCCGACGAGGAACTGGACAAAGTCTTTAACTGGTAA
- a CDS encoding glutaredoxin family protein → MPQHPNQNRPSLILYSLLTCPRCRRVKEFLEQHAVPFKLYLVDLLIGEERSKVLAEIKSRNPAVTFPTLVVKDVEDRVVVGDRLKDIEQVLRDLKWIQDK, encoded by the coding sequence ATGCCGCAGCATCCAAATCAAAATCGACCGTCCCTTATCCTTTATAGTCTACTTACATGTCCCCGTTGCCGACGCGTAAAAGAATTTTTGGAGCAACATGCGGTTCCCTTTAAGCTTTATCTCGTGGATCTTCTTATTGGTGAAGAACGGTCCAAGGTTTTGGCTGAGATTAAGTCCAGAAATCCTGCCGTCACTTTCCCCACTCTTGTGGTGAAGGATGTTGAGGATCGTGTCGTTGTGGGGGACCGGCTCAAGGATATTGAACAGGTTTTGCGCGATTTAAAATGGATTCAGGATAAGTAA
- a CDS encoding sigma-54 dependent transcriptional regulator: MKPMRVLVIDDEVSIRKLVEKELAAPHRKIVTADCVAAAKKRISEESFDVIVADIRLPDGDGLELLGFFRQVLPDVEVVFITGYGTVEGALKAMKLGAYDYVTKPFDLERLEVVLDKAFERVCLKRENRRLLQGLRGVDAPRLVGRSSAVRHITRLIQKVSQHDTSVLITGESGTGKEVVARNIHALSPRAQRPFVVKNCAELQKDLLRSELFGYVKGAFTGALETREGLVSLADGGTLFLDEIGEMPMELQGALLRLLETKRFRRVGDQQERYVDVRFLFATHRDLKKEVDAGRFHEALYHRLNIFRIHLPPLRERIEDIPLLVEHFLGILSRPGTTYKVPDETLAYLMAYAWPGNVRELRNVLERCLILSEDKIILPDTLPRELVQRVPSAGTTDFPCLPLHEVERLHIQNTLARFCGNKVETARALGISRRTLYRKIKAYGLDDVS, encoded by the coding sequence ATGAAACCCATGCGTGTCCTCGTCATTGACGACGAAGTGTCCATTCGAAAACTCGTGGAAAAAGAACTGGCGGCTCCTCATCGAAAGATCGTTACGGCGGATTGTGTGGCTGCAGCCAAGAAACGGATCTCCGAGGAATCCTTTGACGTTATCGTCGCGGATATTCGACTCCCTGACGGTGACGGGTTGGAGCTCCTAGGTTTTTTTCGGCAAGTCTTGCCCGATGTGGAGGTGGTTTTCATAACGGGGTACGGTACTGTGGAAGGCGCCCTCAAAGCCATGAAACTGGGCGCTTATGACTATGTCACCAAGCCTTTTGACTTAGAACGGTTGGAAGTAGTCCTGGACAAAGCCTTTGAGCGGGTTTGCCTCAAAAGAGAAAACCGTCGACTTCTTCAAGGACTGAGGGGTGTGGACGCTCCACGCCTTGTCGGTCGTTCATCGGCCGTACGTCACATCACAAGGCTGATCCAAAAAGTGAGCCAACATGATACTTCGGTGCTTATTACCGGAGAATCGGGGACCGGCAAAGAGGTGGTAGCGCGAAACATCCATGCTCTAAGCCCCCGTGCGCAGCGCCCTTTCGTGGTTAAGAATTGTGCTGAACTGCAAAAGGATCTTCTGCGCAGTGAACTTTTTGGTTACGTCAAAGGAGCCTTTACGGGGGCCTTGGAGACACGGGAGGGCCTTGTCAGCCTGGCCGATGGAGGCACTCTGTTTCTTGATGAAATCGGAGAAATGCCCATGGAACTGCAAGGCGCCTTGCTACGCCTCCTGGAAACCAAAAGGTTTCGAAGGGTTGGAGATCAACAGGAACGCTATGTGGATGTCCGATTCCTTTTTGCCACTCATCGGGATCTGAAAAAAGAAGTTGACGCTGGTCGTTTTCATGAGGCCCTCTACCACAGGCTGAACATTTTTCGTATTCACTTACCTCCTTTGAGGGAAAGGATCGAAGATATTCCCTTACTGGTAGAACATTTTTTGGGGATTCTCAGTCGGCCCGGCACTACCTACAAGGTGCCGGATGAAACTTTGGCCTATCTCATGGCCTACGCCTGGCCGGGCAATGTACGGGAACTTCGAAACGTCCTGGAAAGATGTCTGATTCTCAGCGAAGATAAAATCATTCTGCCTGACACCCTTCCACGGGAGCTTGTCCAAAGAGTACCATCAGCCGGAACCACCGACTTCCCATGTCTGCCCCTCCACGAAGTGGAACGCCTTCATATCCAAAACACCTTGGCACGGTTTTGCGGCAACAAAGTCGAAACCGCTCGAGCTCTAGGGATCAGCCGCCGAACCCTCTACAGAAAAATCAAAGCTTATGGCCTGGATGATGTGTCTTGA
- a CDS encoding MBL fold metallo-hydrolase, translated as MQATPQEKEHDNLQCTPYDLEKPTQAWTRLADMVDTEEPLFQSTWFLEGYNFSSNIYVIEDDGLTVIDPGNDYTAYLQFFDLGFDPAQVKRVVITHGHFDHAMGVLELCNYKGIREKGSMEIVMHEAGPEELKKNLEPLAFPVRLVSGGEVVDTGRFSLEIIHTPGHTFDGISLYHRDSRSFFSGDAVLPYGLSAPDKHGGGRLDHMLQTFRLLLQQEILHVLPGHGWPVFLHGRRLLEASYEEMIKHLLGTSRELSCEEAAQHLIGKGCLNEALYCAEKSLRYNPSDAKALRLKILCLNDMGRFQEALNSLEVLKNLLGGGKDEEGDSFQSMAMGYALMGLERYEEAVAAFDEVVGRCGTIKEALVYKGMALHLAGRHDEAMDIEEFRNEFVGRFKEELLQKASART; from the coding sequence ATGCAAGCGACCCCTCAGGAAAAGGAACACGACAACCTTCAATGCACTCCCTACGACTTAGAAAAGCCTACCCAAGCTTGGACACGGCTGGCTGACATGGTCGACACCGAAGAGCCTCTTTTTCAAAGCACCTGGTTTCTGGAAGGCTACAATTTTTCTTCCAACATTTACGTCATTGAAGATGACGGCCTTACGGTCATCGATCCCGGAAACGACTACACGGCCTACCTGCAGTTTTTCGACCTGGGCTTTGATCCGGCTCAGGTTAAGCGCGTCGTTATCACGCACGGCCATTTTGATCACGCCATGGGCGTTTTGGAGCTGTGTAACTACAAAGGCATACGTGAAAAAGGTTCCATGGAAATCGTCATGCATGAAGCCGGGCCCGAAGAGCTCAAGAAAAATCTTGAGCCACTGGCTTTTCCCGTACGGTTGGTTTCTGGCGGGGAAGTGGTCGACACCGGGCGTTTTTCCTTGGAAATCATCCACACTCCTGGTCATACCTTTGACGGCATAAGCCTTTACCACAGGGATAGTCGAAGCTTTTTCAGCGGTGATGCGGTGCTCCCTTACGGACTTTCGGCTCCGGACAAACACGGCGGCGGGCGTCTGGACCACATGCTGCAGACTTTTCGGCTTTTGTTACAGCAGGAGATTCTCCATGTGCTTCCGGGGCACGGTTGGCCTGTTTTTCTCCATGGACGAAGGCTTCTGGAAGCCAGCTATGAAGAAATGATCAAACATCTTTTGGGGACAAGTCGCGAGCTGTCCTGTGAGGAGGCGGCTCAGCACCTGATTGGCAAAGGTTGTTTGAACGAAGCGCTCTATTGCGCTGAAAAATCTCTACGATACAATCCTTCAGATGCCAAGGCTTTGCGTCTCAAGATTTTGTGTCTCAACGATATGGGTCGCTTTCAGGAGGCTCTGAATTCCTTGGAAGTTTTGAAAAACCTTTTGGGCGGCGGCAAGGACGAGGAAGGAGATTCCTTTCAGTCCATGGCCATGGGTTATGCCCTTATGGGTCTGGAGCGCTACGAGGAAGCAGTGGCGGCTTTTGATGAAGTTGTCGGGCGCTGCGGAACTATCAAGGAAGCTTTGGTGTACAAAGGCATGGCCCTGCACCTTGCGGGGCGGCATGATGAAGCCATGGACATAGAAGAGTTTCGAAACGAATTTGTGGGGCGTTTCAAGGAAGAACTTCTGCAAAAGGCGTCAGCCAGAACCTAG
- a CDS encoding response regulator, translating to MAVRKEPSKVFLWVSREEVRAHALEALADVGAPTQSVESVSALMESLAEVGRGIVILDSEVVRRHGATIYGRLRAACKTCRVILLCAQESRGLIREAMEAGVYGCIVEPYAPWEIQTMVRHILADFDHEVVSGGKTLPKAKAADEIPHT from the coding sequence ATGGCCGTCAGAAAGGAACCCTCAAAAGTATTTTTGTGGGTTTCCCGCGAGGAGGTTCGTGCGCACGCGCTCGAAGCCTTGGCTGATGTGGGGGCCCCAACACAAAGCGTCGAAAGCGTTTCGGCCCTCATGGAAAGCCTTGCCGAAGTAGGCCGCGGGATCGTCATTTTGGACAGCGAAGTCGTCCGTCGGCATGGGGCGACCATCTATGGGCGCCTGCGAGCGGCGTGTAAGACGTGCCGTGTGATTCTTTTGTGCGCCCAAGAGTCGCGCGGACTTATTCGAGAAGCCATGGAAGCCGGGGTCTACGGATGTATCGTGGAACCCTATGCCCCATGGGAAATTCAAACCATGGTACGGCACATTCTAGCCGATTTTGACCATGAGGTGGTCAGCGGCGGCAAAACCCTTCCGAAAGCTAAAGCGGCGGACGAAATCCCTCACACTTGA
- a CDS encoding iron-containing alcohol dehydrogenase, which translates to MHIRKFSIPEIIFGRGALKYAGLCAKRLGAEKPMVVSDPGLREAGWVSQLLDVLAAEGMDWCYFEDVVSNPRDTQVAHGALFYAQHQADVIIALGGGSPMDAAKGIAVVVGNGGSIHDYEGANRIHRPLPPMVFLPSTAGSGSDISQFAIITDTRRRLKMTIVSRTLVPNISIIDPMVLTTKPRHLVLAAAVDALAHAIESYVSIIASPFTELQSLKAIEMISTHLPLAAQEPSLEVLEALSIASTAAAMAFSNASLGADHALAHSLGGMLDVLHGEVHSVLLPAVMRYNLEAALPKMAQIGNILTGKHFRNSRKAAQAGIESLENLFASLGMKHRLRDLVSDPSHLPQLCRMAAQDACLLTNPKPATWMDLLKICEEVW; encoded by the coding sequence ATGCACATTAGGAAGTTTTCCATACCGGAAATCATCTTCGGGCGTGGCGCCTTGAAATACGCGGGTTTGTGTGCCAAACGCCTTGGTGCGGAAAAGCCCATGGTAGTCAGTGATCCGGGTCTGCGAGAAGCGGGATGGGTGTCGCAATTGTTGGATGTGCTCGCCGCAGAAGGAATGGACTGGTGCTACTTCGAAGACGTTGTCAGTAACCCTCGGGACACTCAGGTGGCCCATGGAGCCCTTTTTTATGCACAACATCAGGCGGATGTGATCATAGCGCTGGGCGGAGGCAGCCCCATGGATGCGGCCAAAGGGATCGCCGTGGTGGTGGGAAACGGCGGAAGCATACACGATTATGAAGGGGCCAATCGCATCCATCGTCCTTTGCCCCCCATGGTTTTTCTTCCTTCAACCGCGGGAAGCGGCTCGGACATTTCCCAGTTCGCCATCATCACGGACACACGCCGTCGGCTCAAAATGACCATTGTCAGTCGAACCCTTGTTCCCAACATTTCCATCATCGATCCCATGGTGCTGACCACCAAACCACGGCATCTCGTTTTGGCGGCCGCCGTGGATGCGCTGGCTCACGCTATTGAATCGTACGTCTCCATCATCGCTTCTCCTTTTACGGAACTCCAATCCTTAAAAGCTATCGAAATGATCAGCACCCATTTGCCCTTAGCCGCGCAGGAACCTTCACTGGAAGTTCTGGAAGCCTTAAGTATCGCCAGTACCGCAGCAGCAATGGCGTTCAGTAATGCCAGCTTGGGAGCGGACCACGCCTTGGCGCATTCTCTTGGAGGCATGTTAGATGTGCTGCACGGAGAGGTGCACTCCGTCCTTTTACCGGCTGTCATGCGCTACAATCTGGAGGCGGCTCTGCCTAAGATGGCTCAAATTGGAAACATTTTGACCGGAAAACACTTTCGCAACAGCCGCAAAGCAGCTCAAGCGGGCATTGAAAGTCTGGAAAATCTCTTTGCGTCTTTGGGCATGAAACATAGGCTTCGCGACTTGGTTTCGGACCCTTCCCATCTGCCACAACTGTGCCGCATGGCGGCCCAGGATGCCTGTTTGCTGACAAATCCGAAACCGGCCACGTGGATGGATCTGCTGAAAATTTGCGAAGAGGTTTGGTGA
- a CDS encoding ATP-binding protein codes for MKAPPSLEDLIGIEYSKLGFFREAQEKIAQLHASTLELERRRQQIQAILDGITDVMAVITPEGRITSVNRVFYDVFGGSSPVGKKCYSVFRGSDKKCQPCPASIAYETNRVCRQEHIVTVNNSTRHFEITASPLRNPQGLPCHVLLLKRDVTLEREYQAKLNHAEKMSAVGLLAAGVAHEINNPLTAILGFVQAIRKRLPEVRDRLPQEFRAILEEYTEIIMDECARCQEIVQGLLSFSRPYSGTMTVVDLNKCVQETIKLVRHRFQEFPELQFELELETKPLRIQGAPSQIKQLLLNLLLNALDALPDGKGSVRVRTFVRDGHGACLEVQDTGRGIQRESLGKIFTPFFTTKPVGRGTGLGLSMCYSIAQAHNAAIEVESEPHKGSTFRVVFEKMP; via the coding sequence ATGAAAGCTCCCCCATCTTTAGAAGACTTGATCGGCATTGAATATTCCAAGCTAGGTTTTTTCCGTGAAGCCCAGGAAAAGATCGCTCAATTGCACGCCTCCACACTGGAACTGGAACGTCGGCGTCAGCAGATTCAAGCCATTTTGGATGGAATTACGGACGTCATGGCGGTTATCACGCCCGAAGGACGTATCACCTCTGTTAATCGCGTTTTTTATGATGTCTTTGGTGGCAGTTCTCCGGTTGGAAAGAAATGCTATAGTGTTTTTCGAGGCTCCGATAAGAAGTGCCAGCCATGTCCGGCAAGCATCGCCTACGAGACCAACCGCGTGTGCCGACAGGAACACATCGTGACCGTGAACAATTCCACGCGTCACTTTGAAATTACGGCTTCCCCTTTGAGGAATCCCCAAGGGCTTCCATGCCATGTTTTGTTACTGAAACGTGATGTGACGTTAGAGCGCGAATACCAGGCAAAACTGAACCACGCCGAAAAAATGAGCGCCGTGGGTTTGCTCGCCGCCGGCGTAGCCCACGAAATCAACAATCCCCTCACGGCCATTCTGGGATTTGTGCAAGCCATACGTAAACGCCTTCCTGAAGTGAGGGATCGGCTGCCTCAAGAATTTCGAGCTATTTTAGAAGAATATACGGAAATCATCATGGATGAATGTGCACGTTGTCAGGAAATTGTACAGGGTCTTTTGAGCTTCAGTCGACCCTACTCGGGCACAATGACCGTCGTAGACTTAAACAAATGCGTTCAGGAAACCATCAAGCTTGTGCGTCATCGATTCCAAGAATTTCCCGAGCTTCAGTTTGAGCTAGAGTTGGAGACGAAACCACTCCGTATTCAGGGCGCTCCATCTCAGATCAAGCAACTCTTACTCAATCTTCTTCTCAACGCTTTGGACGCCCTGCCCGACGGAAAAGGATCTGTGCGTGTGCGCACCTTTGTGCGGGATGGGCACGGAGCGTGCCTTGAAGTTCAAGACACCGGCCGCGGTATTCAAAGGGAAAGCCTGGGAAAAATTTTCACTCCTTTTTTCACCACCAAACCAGTAGGCCGTGGCACCGGTTTGGGGCTTTCCATGTGCTACTCCATCGCGCAAGCTCACAATGCTGCCATTGAAGTGGAAAGCGAACCCCACAAGGGATCCACCTTTCGAGTCGTGTTCGAGAAAATGCCATGA
- a CDS encoding iron-containing alcohol dehydrogenase, with protein MAVREQVYGFYIPTVTLMGIGAHKEIGKQIQVLGGKKPFLCTDKGIVSAGIADQIIELIKKDTGLDVVVFDETVPNPTDKNVHDGLKLFKDKGCDLIISLGGGSAHDCAKGIGILATNGGNIRDYEGIDKSSKAMPPFIAINTTAGTASEMTRFCIITNTDTKVKMAIVDWRVTPNVAINDPLLMMGMPPALTAATGMDALTHAVEAYVSTIATPVTDACALKAIELISQNLRAAVANGADMEARDKMAYAEYLAGMAFNNASLGHVHAMAHQLGGFYDLPHGVCNAILLPHVERFNMIAKMDRFADIAVAMGENISGLSVRCAAEKALDAIVTLSRDVGIPRGLAELGVKEEDIPIMAQNAQKDACGLTNPRCPTLNDVIEIYKNAL; from the coding sequence ATGGCGGTCAGAGAGCAAGTTTACGGTTTTTACATTCCCACGGTGACCTTGATGGGCATTGGTGCTCACAAAGAAATCGGCAAACAGATTCAAGTACTTGGTGGTAAGAAGCCTTTTCTATGCACCGATAAGGGCATTGTTTCGGCCGGTATTGCGGATCAAATCATTGAGTTGATCAAGAAAGACACCGGACTGGATGTGGTTGTTTTCGATGAAACGGTGCCGAATCCCACAGACAAGAACGTGCATGACGGCCTGAAACTCTTTAAGGATAAAGGCTGTGACCTTATTATCTCCCTTGGCGGGGGAAGTGCCCATGACTGCGCCAAAGGCATTGGTATTCTGGCTACCAACGGGGGTAACATTCGCGACTACGAGGGCATCGACAAATCCAGCAAAGCCATGCCGCCTTTTATTGCAATCAACACCACGGCGGGAACCGCTAGTGAAATGACTCGCTTTTGCATTATCACTAACACCGACACCAAGGTCAAAATGGCCATCGTGGACTGGAGGGTTACACCCAATGTGGCCATCAATGATCCTCTTCTCATGATGGGCATGCCTCCGGCGCTGACGGCCGCCACCGGTATGGACGCACTGACCCATGCCGTGGAAGCCTATGTGTCCACTATTGCCACGCCTGTGACCGATGCCTGCGCTCTTAAGGCCATAGAATTGATTTCTCAGAATTTGCGAGCTGCCGTCGCCAACGGCGCCGATATGGAAGCACGGGACAAAATGGCTTACGCTGAATACCTTGCCGGTATGGCTTTCAACAATGCGAGCCTCGGTCATGTGCATGCCATGGCTCATCAGCTCGGCGGGTTCTACGACTTGCCCCATGGGGTCTGCAACGCGATTCTTTTACCTCACGTGGAACGGTTCAACATGATTGCGAAAATGGACCGTTTTGCCGATATCGCCGTGGCCATGGGTGAAAACATCAGTGGATTGTCCGTACGATGCGCCGCAGAAAAAGCTTTGGATGCGATCGTTACTCTGTCTCGGGATGTGGGCATTCCTCGAGGACTGGCCGAATTGGGAGTCAAGGAAGAAGACATTCCCATCATGGCTCAAAACGCCCAAAAGGATGCCTGCGGCCTGACGAACCCTCGATGCCCGACCTTGAACGATGTGATTGAAATCTACAAAAACGCTCTGTAA
- a CDS encoding peptide transporter translates to MIEDKELKEYRDLLSPPEQFRDGFGWKSVIGAIFIGFLMMPGSMYLGLVIGTGIGPAARWVTVILFAEVAKRAYTRLNQQEIFVLYYMAGAAMASPFSGLLWNQYLVQSEAARMLGLTQYIPSWVAPQPGSESLIERTFFHRDWLVPILLMVGFELIQAVDHFGLGYALYRLTSDVEKLPFPMAPVGALGNMALAESTEKKETGWKWRLFSIGAMIGLCFGAIYVLLPAASGVILTEPVRLLPIPWIELTPVTEEILPAVATGIQLDLGLLFIGMVLPFWAVVGGAVGFLITLVANPILYQHGILQRWHKGMGTVDTVFANNFDFYMSFGIGIGLAIALVGFVQVFRGLRSESMAPFRERMKRLFEPPKGRGDFSIWIAIAIYVGSTLVYVILCSFLVPGFPWIFLVAYGFIYTPFISYVSARMEGITGQFVSLPMVREASFIAASKFFGYHGIGIWYAPIPFHNYGKATVRWREIELTGTSFRSIIKAEILVFPVVMIASLLFSQYIWRLAPIPSSQYPYAQELWHLQALNTLLLQSATLEGYSPFFEALKGQYVLWGLSLGVIVYWALNLLHWPVLLIYGVVRGLGQSTPHGIFLEIIGALLGRFYFSKKYGLAWRQYAPVLLAGFSCGMGLMGMLAMGFTLIMRSLGSLAY, encoded by the coding sequence ATGATCGAGGACAAAGAACTCAAGGAATATCGGGATCTCCTCTCACCACCGGAACAGTTTCGAGACGGGTTCGGATGGAAATCGGTGATCGGGGCTATCTTTATTGGATTTCTCATGATGCCCGGCTCCATGTATCTGGGCCTGGTGATCGGCACAGGCATCGGTCCTGCGGCTCGCTGGGTGACCGTCATCCTTTTTGCGGAAGTGGCCAAAAGGGCTTACACGCGTCTGAACCAGCAGGAAATTTTCGTGTTGTATTACATGGCCGGAGCCGCCATGGCCTCGCCCTTTTCCGGGCTTTTGTGGAATCAATACCTGGTGCAGTCGGAAGCCGCTCGCATGTTGGGTCTCACCCAGTACATTCCTTCCTGGGTGGCGCCTCAGCCCGGCTCCGAATCCCTCATCGAAAGAACCTTTTTCCATAGAGATTGGCTGGTTCCCATTCTTCTCATGGTGGGCTTTGAACTGATTCAGGCCGTAGACCATTTCGGATTGGGTTACGCCCTGTATCGTTTAACCTCCGATGTGGAAAAACTTCCTTTTCCCATGGCTCCCGTAGGAGCTTTGGGCAACATGGCTCTGGCCGAATCCACGGAAAAAAAAGAAACAGGATGGAAATGGCGCCTGTTTTCCATCGGGGCCATGATAGGTTTGTGTTTCGGAGCCATTTATGTGCTTTTGCCTGCCGCTTCCGGCGTGATCCTCACGGAACCGGTGCGTCTTCTTCCCATTCCCTGGATTGAACTGACCCCTGTGACCGAAGAAATTCTTCCCGCCGTGGCCACCGGCATTCAGTTGGACCTGGGGCTTCTGTTCATCGGCATGGTGTTGCCGTTCTGGGCGGTGGTGGGAGGTGCTGTGGGATTTCTTATCACTCTGGTGGCCAATCCCATTCTTTATCAGCACGGTATCCTGCAAAGGTGGCACAAGGGAATGGGGACGGTGGATACGGTTTTTGCCAATAATTTCGATTTTTACATGAGTTTCGGTATCGGTATCGGGCTGGCCATTGCTTTGGTGGGCTTTGTGCAGGTTTTTCGAGGGCTGCGCTCGGAAAGCATGGCACCTTTTCGAGAACGCATGAAAAGACTTTTTGAACCGCCCAAGGGCCGAGGGGATTTCAGTATCTGGATTGCCATCGCCATCTATGTGGGCAGCACTTTAGTTTACGTGATTTTGTGTTCCTTTCTGGTTCCAGGCTTTCCATGGATCTTTTTGGTGGCTTACGGCTTCATTTACACACCTTTTATCAGTTATGTTTCGGCGCGAATGGAAGGGATTACCGGACAGTTCGTGAGTCTTCCCATGGTGCGGGAAGCGAGTTTTATCGCAGCCTCCAAGTTTTTCGGCTATCATGGTATCGGGATCTGGTATGCGCCGATTCCTTTTCACAATTACGGCAAAGCTACGGTTCGATGGCGCGAAATCGAACTTACGGGAACCAGTTTTCGAAGCATCATTAAAGCGGAAATTCTCGTGTTTCCGGTAGTCATGATCGCCAGCTTGCTGTTTTCCCAATACATCTGGCGCTTGGCTCCCATTCCTTCCAGTCAGTACCCATATGCTCAGGAACTCTGGCATCTGCAGGCGCTCAATACCTTGTTGCTGCAAAGTGCCACCCTGGAGGGGTATTCACCTTTTTTTGAAGCCCTTAAGGGCCAATATGTCTTGTGGGGACTGAGCCTCGGTGTGATTGTCTACTGGGCTCTCAACCTTCTTCACTGGCCGGTCCTTCTTATTTATGGTGTGGTTCGAGGTCTTGGACAATCGACACCTCATGGTATCTTTCTGGAAATCATTGGGGCCCTGCTGGGGCGTTTTTATTTTTCGAAGAAATATGGGCTGGCCTGGCGTCAGTATGCCCCGGTGTTGCTGGCAGGCTTTTCTTGTGGCATGGGCCTCATGGGCATGCTCGCCATGGGCTTCACCCTCATCATGCGCTCCCTGGGAAGCCTGGCCTACTGA